A portion of the Podospora pseudoanserina strain CBS 124.78 chromosome 2, whole genome shotgun sequence genome contains these proteins:
- a CDS encoding hypothetical protein (EggNog:ENOG503NV8X; COG:Q), with translation MAEAQLEDFSSLFSLKGKVAVITGGSRGLGLSAASAILQSGASLVFISSRKAAACESAVATLNALPNLSPGAKAISVPADCATQAGVTHLVEQVKKHTDHVDILLANAGATWGEYIDTHSDSAFAKVMDLNVKGVFNLIRDLVPLMSKNASVETPSKVIITASVAGLGIGTLGKQGTYGYSASKAAVIHLGRNLAVELGPRHISVNSICPGFFPSKMSNGLLEMSGGHDAFANANPMRRLGRPEDIAGAIVYLCSRASNHVNGADFAIDGGAMWARGQLDSKL, from the exons ATGGCCGAAGCTCAGCTCGAGGACTTCTCGTCCCTGTTTTCCCTGAAGGGCAAGGTTGCCGTCATCACCGGTGGCTCCCgtggtttggggttgagtgCTGCTTCTGC catccTCCAATCCGGCGCCTCCCTCGTTTTCATCTCCTCGCGCAAGGCCGCCGCCTGCGAATCCGCCGTCGCCACCCTCAAcgccctccccaacctctcccccggcGCCAAGGCCATCTCTGTGCCGGCCGACTGCGCCACCCAAGCCGGCGTCACCCACCTCGTCGAGCAGGTGAAGAAGCACACCGACCACgtcgacatcctccttgCCAACGCCGGCGCCACATGGGGCGAGTACATCGACACTCACTCCGACTCGGCCTTTGCCAAGGTCATGGACCTCAACGTCAAGGGCGTCTTTAACCTCATCCGTGACCTCGTGCCCCTCATGAGCAAGAACGCCAGCGTTGAGACGCCGTCAAAGGTGATTATCACTGCGTcggtggctgggttggggattggTACTTTGGGCAAGCAGGGCACGTATGGGTACAGTGCTAGCAAGGCGGCGGTTATTCACCTGGGGAGGAACTTGGCTGTGGAATTGGGCCCGAGGCATATCAGCGTGAACAGCATCTGCCCTGGATTTTTCCCTAGCAAGATGAGCAATGGGCTGCTGGAGATGAGCGGTGGGCATGATGCGTTTGCCAATGCCAACCCCATGAGGAGGTTAGGGAGACCGGAGGATATTGCTGGTGCGATTGTGTATCTGTGCAGTCGGGCGAGTAACCACGTGAACGGTGCTGATTTCGCcattgatggtggtgctatGTGGGCTAGGGGGCAGTTGGATTCCAAGCTTTGA
- a CDS encoding hypothetical protein (EggNog:ENOG503NWES; COG:G), which produces MEVEEDTSWNGAEHTGEEAIDVDELRVMYCAADSFQQYPRLAHYQTTHLRRQSFYSLPQAHLRLLSSPPFNYLETLSKVDDCIDSNAELSRAIFKAALSNFNLGVPDEKSRTATGTLKMPDEWAGCAKNGDVDKARSTIRQFYRDWSAEGKRERDVCFRNVFKVVQQEQKRLKEGEKLRVLVPGAGLGRLVFELFLRGCIAEGNEISYHQLLASSYILNCCERAGQYEVFPWVHGFSNHRTRRDQFRGYKVPDVHCMSETMRVQEETGRVGEMSMTAADFLCEYAKEENAGAFDVVAAVFFLDTAPNLIRYLDVIYGCLKPGGVLVNFGPLLWHFEGVMPNKSENGAHMSGGDDMTGIAEPGNFELTDEEVMELVTKVGFVVESRETGVEAPYIHDTESMLQTMYRASTWVARKPVIKADTS; this is translated from the exons atggaggtggaggaggatacgTCATGGAACGGCGCCGAACACACGGGCGAGGAGGCCATCGATGTCGATGAGCTAAGAGTCATGTATTGCGCTGCTGATTCCTTCCA ACAATACCCCCGCCTGGCCCACTaccaaaccacccacctccGCCGGCAGTCCTtctactccctcccccaagcccacctcCGGCTCCTGTCATCCCCACCGTTCAACTACCTCGAAACGCTTTCCAAAGTCGACGACTGCATCGACTCCAACGCCGAGCTGTCCAGGGCTATCTTCAAAGCTGCCCTCTCAAACTTCAACCTGGGGGTGCCCGACGAAAAGTCACGGACTGCTACTGGCACCCTTAAAATGCCGGATGAGTGGGCAGGCTGTGCAAAGAATGGGGATGTGGACAAGGCGAGGAGCACAATTCGTCAGTTCTACCGGGACTGGTCGGCAGAAGGAaaaagggagagggatgTCTGCTTCCGGAATGTCTTCAAGGTTGTTCAACAAGAGCAGAAGAGGTTGAAAGAAGGGGAGAAACTGCGGGTTTTGGTGCCGGGcgcggggttggggaggttggtgtttgaACTGTTTCTACGGGGGTGTATAGCGGAGGGGAATGAGATTTCCTACCACCAACTGCTGGCGAGCTCTTACATCTTGAACTGCTGCGAGCGGGCGGGGCAGTACGAGGTTTTTCCTTGGGTGCATGGGTTTTCGAATCATAGGACAAGAAGGGATCAGTTTAGGGGGTACAAGGTGCCGGATGTGCATTGTATGAGCGAGACAATGAGGGTGCAGGAGGAGACGGGCAGGGTCGGCGAGATGAGCATGACGGCTGCGGATTTCTTGTGCGAGTACGCCAAGGAGGAAAACGCGGGGGCGTTTGatgtggtggcggcggtttTTTTCCTCGATACGGCCCCGAATCTGATTAGGTATTTGGATGTGATTTATGGGTGTTTGAAGCCcgggggggtgctggtgaaCTTTGGGCCGTTGCTGTGGCATTTCGAGGGGGTGATGCCGAATAAGAGTGAGAACGGGGCCCATATGAGCGGCGGGGATGATATGACGGGGATTGCGGAGCCGGGGAACTTTGAGCTgacggatgaggaggtgatggagctGGTGACAAAGGTTGGGTTCGTGGTTGAGtcgagggagacgggggtCGAGGCGCCGTATATACATGATACTGAGTCCATGCTGCAGACTATGTATCGAGCCAGTACGTGGGTTGCGAGGAAGCCGGTCATCAAGGCGGATACTTCTTAG
- a CDS encoding hypothetical protein (EggNog:ENOG503P3D4; COG:U), whose translation MADEQVAAPQEDAPLVVNLNLIQPSGTSLSFARTPAATTLRQLKAKVREGLPSRPSDEQIRFIYRGHLLQRDTDTLLDVFTEQVIRSSGDQQSLHMVIRDVVNQPSGNTPQLATPNRGQSPAPGNANAPPNNHAQPPFGRQPHIQFHPQHGIRVAAAGFIPPPQPMVHHLQHQDMVQWGAHLQREAFQRQVALMNTQRHFGYGIPPLDGVHHGPVMGAEHPAHSLTRDMVGPNGQQVRITVQNEVVAPAAGSAPGAGGPTSNPGSHRPSSANQTRDWIHGDDAARASQTITGAMQRSASGASLANMAANLANSNGPIQPIQPGVTTPLFPGVSRHASRSATPDPHTRHAAYGIPPLQRQVVPQGHTQSQPQGQQGQSQARALDDLEVHILYDQAGPRALLVNSPLDLYTSRQPHALPVRPPQHVYQPMAFGVPPMAGPLFYPPPFYPPPAMYLPPFQPSPMPLAFQQPQPGPVPPPLWPNPNAAAQGPVQPQQGQAQAGFQAHPVDGLRHRVQQAQVAAPANPPLARPPQFGHQGNPGGWVVAAWPTVWLIIRLAAFAFWFSYSNPSWERWLSLSIASLILLAFHTGILNALVNEVFQPIREHIENLIPNPEHQNQQRPAQNAPAGAGQAGNPDPAEIARRLVAQRRNANGNWLQNQARWLERAGILLLASLAPGVAERHIQQLEAREREERRAAEEAAERERAAARAAQEAQTEGQQPGHEDGADHGQQEESPVQPQPQAQAPLVEV comes from the exons ATGGCGGACGAGCAGGTCGCCGCTCCACAGGAGGATGCGCCCTTGGTCGTtaacctcaacctcatccagcCAAGCGGCACCTCATTAAGCTTCGCCCGAACACCAGCTGCTACCACTTTGCGCCAGCTCAAGGCCAAAGTTCGAGAGGGACTCCCCTCGCGACCATCCGACGAGCAAATCAGATTCATCTACCGCGGCCATCTGTTGCAGCGCGATACCGACACATTGCTGGATGTCTTTACAGAACAGGTG ATCCGATCAAGTGGCGACCAGCAATCTCTTCATATGGTGATCAGAGATGTTGTCAACCAGCCGTCTGGCAACACCCCCCAGCTCGCAACACCGAACCGTGGCCAGAGCCCTGCGCCTGGCAATGCGAATgcccctcccaacaaccatgCGCAACCTCCATTTGGCCGCCAGCCACATATCCAGTTTCACCCTCAGCATGGAATCCGTGTGGCAGCCGCCGGCTTTATCCCGCCCCCACAGCCCATGGTCCATCACCTACAACACCAAGATATGGTTCAGTGGGGTGCTCACCTTCAACGGGAGGCCTTTCAGCGGCAAGTAGCGCTTATGAATACTCAACGACACTTTGGATATGGTATTCCGCCTCTCGATGGCGTACACCACGGCCCCGTCATGGGGGCTGAGCACCCGGCGCATTCCTTGACGCGGGATATGGTTGGGCCCAACGGACAACAAGTACGCATCACTGTTCAGAACGAGGTCGTTGCGCCAGCCGCTGGCTCTGCTCCAGGAGCGGGCGGTCCTACATCCAACCCTGGAAGTCATCGCCCATCTTCTGCGAACCAGACTCGTGACTGGATCCATGGTGATGACGCTGCTAGGGCCTCGCAAACCATCACTGGTGCGATGCAAAGAAGTGCATCTGGCGCATCCTTAGCAAACATGGCGGCTAATCTTGCGAATTCCAATGGGCCTATTCAGCCAATTCAACCTGGGGTGACTACGCCTCTCTTTCCCGGTGTATCCAGACATGCCAGTCGTTCTGCGACCCCAGATCCCCACACCAGACATGCTGCCTATGGTATTCCGCCGCTGCAGCGGCAGGTAGTACCACAGGGTCATACTCAATCACAACCCCAGGGCCAACAGGGACAGTCCCAAGCTCGGGCCTTGGATGATCTCGAGGTTCACATTTTGTACGACCAGGCTGGTCCTCGTGCGTTACTGGTAAACAGTCCTCTAGATCTGTACACCTCGCGGCAGCCACATGCTTTACCTGTGAGGCCACCACAGCACGTCTACCAGCCCATGGCTTTCGGCGTACCTCCTATGGCAGGCCCTCTTTTCTACCCACCTCCGTTCTATCCCCCGCCAGCCATGTACCTGCCACCTTTTCAACCGAGCCCCATGCCATTGGCTTTCCAGCAGCCGCAACCCGGACCGGTGCCACCGCCTCTCTGGCCAAACCCAAATGCAGCAGCTCAGGGGCCGGTACAACCCCAGCAAGGCCAAGCCCAAGCAGGTTTCCAGGCTCATCCTGTCGACGGCCTTCGGCATCGGGTTCAGCAGGCCCAAGTGGCAGCTCCAGCTAACCCTCCTCTTGCCCGGCCTCCACAGTTTGGACATCAGGGCAACCCtggagggtgggtggtggctgccTGGCCCACCGTGTGGCTCATCATTCGTCTGGCCGCTTTTGCCTTTTGGTTCTCCTACAGCAACCCCTCATGGGAACGGTGGCTGTCGTTAAGTATAGCGTCCCTGATCCTCTTGGCGTTCCATACAGGGATTTTGAACGCCTTGGTCAACGAAGTGTTTCAGCCCATCAGAGAGCATATTGAGAACCTGATCCCCAATCCGGAACATCAGAATCAACAGAGACCAGCACAGAACGCACCAGCAGGGGCTGGTCAGGCTGGCAACCCCGATCCGGCGGAGATTGCGCGGCGGTTAGTAGCGCAGAGACGGAATGCTAATGGAAATTGGCTACAAAACCAGGCCAGGTGGCTAGAGAGAGCAGGTATCTTGCTTCTGGCTAGTTTGGCGCCAGGGGTTGCAGAGAGACATATTCAGCAACTGGAGGCgcgggaaagggaggagaggagagctGCTGAAGAGGCTGCCGAACGGGAGAGGGCCGCTGCTCGAGCAGCCCAGGAGGCCCAGACGGAAGGGCAGCAACCAGGACATGAAGATGGAGCGGACCATGGGCAGCAAGAGGAGTCTCCAGTACAGCCCCAGCCTCAGGCTCAAGCTCCTTTGGTGGAGGTATAA
- the FRM2 gene encoding type II nitroreductase (COG:S; EggNog:ENOG503P1VX), translating into MQRFAHPLRTLLKNTTYRVATPRPITTPITTPKMFSSSKTTPAVQSADGFLSHIKARRTIYALNKTLPISTDRVQEIVKESLLHVPSSFNSQSNRVVVLLGAEHDKFWDITTAILKSIVPEENFASTAARMAGFKAGAGTVLFFEDQDVVKGMQEKFALYADRFDPWAGHSSAMLQFAVWTALETEGLGANLQHYNPLVDQKVQQEWSVPSTWKLSAQLVFGGKAGEPGEKTFGPLEQKYRVFGSA; encoded by the exons ATGCAGAGATTCGCCCACCCGCTTCGCACACTCCTCAAAAACACCACCTATAGAGTTGCTACTCCCCGTCCTATCACCACACCAATTACTACCCCGAAGATGTTTTCCTCcagcaaaaccacccccgccgTCCAGAGCGCTGAcggcttcctctcccacatcaAAGCCCGTCGCACAATCTACGCCCTCAACAAgaccctccccatctctaCCGACCGCGTCCAAGAAATCGTAAAGgaatccctcctccacgtcccctcttccttcaactcccaaTCCAACcgcgtcgtcgtcctcctcggcgccgaGCACGACAAGTTCTGggacatcaccaccgccatcctcaagtCCATCGTCCCCGAGGAGAACTTCGCCTCGACGGCCGCCCGCATGGCCGGGTTCAAGGCCGGCGCAGGCACTGTTTTGTTCTTTGAGGACCAGGACGTCGTCAAGGGCATGCAGGAAAAGTTTGCCCTTTATGCTGATCG TTTCGACCCCTGGGCTGGCCACTCAAGCGCCATGCTCCAGTTCGCAGTCTGGACTGCCCTCGAAACCGAAGGCCTGGgcgccaacctccaacactACAACCCCCTCGTCGACCAGAAGGTCCAGCAGGAGTGGTCCGTCCCGTCGACGTGGAAGCTCTCCGCTCAGCTCGTATTTGGCGGCAAGGCCGGCGAGCCAGGCGAGAAGACCTTTGGGCCTTTGGAGCAAAAGTACAGGGTTTTTGGTTCTGCTTAG
- a CDS encoding hypothetical protein (COG:C; EggNog:ENOG503NYWH) codes for MTAQTDLLLAQRAAASIPEEPQPESATPSLTYSSSDEQEIEEPTKPVPRRRRASTRLIAKSPEDVQRITGETTTQLIRRCCGGGCCLGGAPKKDNNVEYEAIEFPDNDAYRSLNLKIDKIPTTLSGVCDVPEQTAFLQPVRRPSNVPSPSEPAVPFGTESDTTSSVAGIETTLQDLTLERLDTQIQPPKFVQPHPPHHVFPARIHNTRELTKPGAEKRTFHFDLDVTNYPEGEDVDFKVGGAIGVSAPNEASIVQEILDLLLVPRFLRDKPVLLRTTQGRWPTVWGADQAREIVTTRRDLLTWCSDVQSYPPTKQILRVLAEHTTDATERKILRYLCSAEGQGVFCDFRTGPHISLVQLLHAFPNAKPPLDLLLSVLQPLMPRFYSLSNDPHESFLTRDGKQHRLIEIAVTVHEAEDWRNGTRTGIGSGFFQRQALKFIEAQEKGEKDPEFYIPMFKGLMANPLAKQFVSDGPMLLIGAGVGIAPFRGFVQRRLKTANCANKVWVLQGVRDSLVDELYSGEWGVHEDEVKKVVQSRRGPGRYVQEEVKAQADLVWYIINAVDGRVFVCGSSRGMGEGVEKALVEVAMEKGNLEHDEAQQFWNLKKETGQYIAETW; via the coding sequence ATGACGGCGCAGAcagaccttcttcttgcccagCGTGCGGCTGCGAGCATTCCTGAGGAGCCCCAGCCCGAATCGGCCACACCGTCACTTACATACTCGAGCTCTGACGAACAGGAGATTGAAGAGCCAACAAAACCGGTCCCACGTCGCCGGCGGGCGTCCACACGCCTGATCGCCAAGAGCCCGGAAGATGTGCAACGCATAACCGGTGAGACGACAACGCAATTGATCCGGCGATGCTGCGGCGGAGGCTgctgtcttggtggtgccccgaaaaaagacaacaacgTGGAGTACGAGGCGATCGAGTTTCCCGACAATGACGCATACCGTTCTTTGAACCTCAAGATCGACAAGATTCCTACCACACTCAGCGGAGTGTGCGATGTTCCCGAGCAAACGGCTTTCCTGCAACCCGTTCGCCGGCCCTCCAATGTTCCATCGCCATCCGAGCCTGCTGTGCCGTTCGGCACGGAGAGTGACACCACTTCGTCAGTAGCCGGCATCGAAACGACACTCCAGGACTTGACATTGGAGAGGCTCGACACACAAATACAACCTCCCAAATTTGTGCAACCACACCCGCCGCACCATGTGTTCCCCGCGCGCATTCACAACACTCGCGAGTTGACCAAGCCTGGTGCTGAGAAGCGCACCTTCCACTTCGACCTTGATGTCACCAACTATccagagggtgaggatgttgacTTCAAAGTTGGTGGCGCAATCGGCGTGTCTGCGCCCAACGAGGCTTCTATAGTGCAGGAGATCCTCGACTTGCTCCTGGTCCCCCGATTTCTGCGCGACAAGCCTGTGCTCCTCCGGACGACCCAGGGCCGTTGGCCAACCGTTTGGGGCGCCGACCAGGCTCGTGAGATTGTCACCACCCGCCGCGATCTTCTAACGTGGTGCTCCGATGTCCAGTCATACCCACCAACGAAGCAAATTCTCCGTGTGCTTGCTGAGCACACCACTGACGCAACTGAGCGCAAGATCTTGCGGTACCTCTGCTCCGCCGAGGGTCAGGGCGTCTTCTGCGACTTCCGAACCGGTCCACACATCAGTCTGGTCCAGCTACTGCACGCCTTCCCTAACGCCAAGCCACcgcttgatcttctcctaTCCGTCCTGCAGCCACTTATGCCCCGCTTCTACTCGTTGTCGAATGACCCTCATGAGTCGTTCCTGACACGCGATGGGAAGCAGCATCGGTTGATTGAGATTGCCGTCACCGTTCATGAGGCGGAGGACTGGCGCAATGGCACTCGGACGGGTATTGGCTCGGGTTTCTTTCAGAGACAGGCTTTGAAGTTCATCGAGGCtcaggagaagggggagaaagaCCCAGAGTTTTATATCCCCATGTTCAAAGGTTTGATGGCCAACCCGCTTGCCAAGCAGTTCGTCTCGGACGGACCGATGCTCCTTATTGGGGCTGGCGTCGGTATTGCTCCGTTCAGAGGCTTCGTCCAGCGGCGTCTCAAGACGGCCAACTGTGCGAACAAGGTCTGGGTGCTCCAGGGTGTCCGTGATTCGCTGGTGGACGAGCTGTACAGTGGCGAGTGGGGTGTCCATGAGGATGAAGTCAAGAAGGTTGTCCAGAGCCGCAGGGGCCCAGGAAGATATGtccaggaggaggtcaaggccCAGGCTGACCTTGTCTGGTACATCATCAACGCTGTCGACGGCAGAGTCTTTGTCTGCGGAAGCAGCAGGGGCAtgggcgagggtgttgagaagGCGCTTGTCGAGGTTGCCATGGAGAAGGGCAACCTGGAGCATGACGAGGCCCAGCAGTTTTGGAACTTGAAAAAGGAGACGGGCCAGTACATTGCCGAGACTTGGTGA
- the PSD1 gene encoding phosphatidylserine decarboxylase 1 (BUSCO:EOG092639H5; COG:I; EggNog:ENOG503NZD1) has translation MAFPQIGPASISVGLPVAGLARTTLLRRSQRLPHHHLSQAATRRAHSTHRYGRQQQRLFGQRSFSQQSHRPKADSKVNDSKIRWYPIPVGLGVGFLGLVQFYKVYSREKEPQENGEPEKKPKKRPRVRPDGPWQVQIMSTLPLKAMSRLWGKFNELVIPYHLRSPGFRLYSWFFGVNMDEIEEPDIRNFPNLAAFFYRTLKPGARPLDPNPNALLSPADGRVLQYGQIEGGDIEQVKGMTYTIDALLGQNSPSPSLSSSQASLEKLIKPAAQRELEGDEELVKRDEEFASVNGISYTLPDLLSGNKKKRKSDSFDQPKDESVTPSATSVSEVRAELEKGEKAWYDYLTPGSRHVLYYAVIYLAPGDYHRFHSPTNWVVERRRHFAGELYSVSPYLQRTMPGLFTLNERVVLLGRWRWGFFSYVPVGATNVGSIKINFDRELRTNSLTTDTEADRAAEEAAQRGEPYLGYAEATYEAASQVLRGHALRRGEEMGGFQLGSTIVLVFEAPASEHDPETGKHTRGWSWNVEKGQRVKVGQSLGQVDM, from the exons ATGGCGTTTCCTCAGATTGGCCCTGCTTCGATCTCTGTCGGGTTACCTGTAGCTGGGTTGGCTCGCACCACACTCCTTCGACGCTCTCAgcgcctccctcaccaccacctctcgcAAGCCGCCACTCGTCGGGCACACTCGACACATCGATACggccgccagcagcagcgcctcTTCGGCCAAcgctccttctcccagcAGTCCCACCGGCCCAAGGCCGACTCCAAAGTGAACGACTCCAAGATTCGGTGGTATCCCATTCCCGTCGGCCTCGGCGTCGGCTTCCTGGGTCTGGTTCAGTTCTACAAGGTCTACTCGCGGGAGAAGGAACCTCAAGAAAATGGCGAAccagagaagaagccaaaaaaGAGGCCACGGGTGAGGCCCGATGGACCTTG GCAGGTGCAAATCATGTCGACTCTGCCATTGAAGGCCATGTCTCGGCTTTGGGGCAAGTTCAATGAGCTCGTCATTCCATACCACCTCCGTTCTCCTGGTTTCCGGCTGTACTCTTGGTTCTTTGGTGTCAACATGGACGAGATCGAGGAACCGGATATTCGCAATTTCCCCAACCTGGCCGCCTTTTTCTACCGTACCCTGAAGCCCGGTGCCCGACCCCTGGATCCGAACCCGAACGCTCTCTTGTCTCCTGCGGATGGTCGAGTTCTGCAGTACGGTCAGATCGAAGGCGGCGACATCGAACAGGTCAAGGGAATGACATATACCATTGATGCTCTCCTCGGACAAAACAGCCCCTCGCCAAGTCTCTCCAGCAGCCAAGCCTCTCTCGAAAAGCTCATCAAGCCCGCTGCCCAGCGTGAACTCGAAGGCGACGAAGAACTGGTCAAGAGGGACGAAGAATTCGCCTCGGTTAACGGTATCTCGTACACCCTCCCCGATCTCCTGTCcggcaacaagaagaagagaaagagcgACAGCTTCGACCAGCCCAAGGACGAATCCGTCACTCCCTCTGCCACCTCCGTCTCTGAAGTCCgcgccgagctcgagaagggcGAGAAGGCCTGGTACGATTATCTCACCCCCGGCAGCCGTCACGTCCTCTACTACGCCGTCATCTACCTCGCCCCCGGGGATTACCACCGCTTCCACTCACCCACCAACTGGGTCGTTGAGAGGAGACGCCACTTTGCAGGAGAACTCTACAGCGTGTCCCCGTATCTTCAGCGCACCATGCCCGGTTTGTTCACTCTCAACGAGCGTGTCGTTCTCCTTGGTCGCTGGCGCTGGGGTTTCTTCAGCTACGTCCCCGTCGGTGCCACCAACGTCGGTTCTATTAAGATCAACTTTGACAGGGAGCTCCGCACCAACAGCCTGACGACGGACACCGAGGCCGACagggcggccgaggaggctgctcaGCGCGGTGAGCCGTACCTTGGTTACGCCGAGGCCACGTATGAGGCTGCCAGCCAAGTCCTAAGGGGCCACGCGCTGCGCAGGGGTGAGGAGATGGGCGGTTTCCAACTCGGCAGCACGATTGTTCTCGTCTTTGAGGCACCTGCTTCGGAGCACGATCCCGAGACTGGCAAGCACACCAGGGGGTGGTCGTGGAATGTTGAAAAGGGGCAGAGAGTCAAGGTTGGGCAGTCTTTGGGGCAGGTTGATATGTAA
- the TUF1 gene encoding translation elongation factor Tu (EggNog:ENOG503NV4W; COG:J), whose amino-acid sequence MPALLRTIAPFLRAATLRQSATPLVQLQRQTRTPILNFARSYAVFERTKPHVNIGTIGHVDHGKTTLSAAITKRQAEKGMANFLEYGAIDKAPEERKRGITISTAHIEYSTEARHYSHVDCPGHADYIKNMITGAASMDGAIIVVAASDGQMPQTREHLLLARQMGIQRIVVFVNKVDALEDPEMLELVEMEMRELLTSYGFDGDNTPVVLGSALCAMEGKRPEIGESKIDELMKAVDEWIPTPERDTDKPFLMPIEDVFSIAGRGTVVSGRVERGTLKRDADIELIGKSNEIIKTKVTDIETFKKSCEESRAGDNSGLLLRGVRREDIKRGMVVAKPGTVTAHKKFLLSLYVLSKEEGGRHSGFGEKYRPQMYIRSADESVTLYFPEGTEDASSKMVMPGDNVEMLAELYNPVAVEAGMRITIREGGRTVATGLVTRILE is encoded by the exons ATGCCTGCCCTCCTCAGAACCATTGCCCCCTTCCTGAGGGCGGCCACCCTCAGACAGTCTGCCACTCCTCTGGTCCAGCTCCAGCGCCAGACCCGCACTCCCATCCTCAACTTTGCCCGGTCGTATGCTGTTTTTGAGCGCACCAAGCCCCACGTCAACATTG GCACAATCGGTCACGTCGATCATGGAAAG ACTACCCTTtccgccgccatcaccaagagGCAAGCCGAGAAGGGCATGGCCAACTTCCTCGAGTATGGCGCTATCGACAAGGCCCCCGAAGAGCGCAAGCGTGgtatcaccatctccacTGCCCACATCGAGTACTCGACCGAGGCCCGCCACTACTCACACGTCGACTGCCCTGGTCACGCTGATTACATCAAGAATATGATTACCGGTGCCGCCTCCATGGATGGTGCCATCATTGTCGTTGCTGCTTCCGATGGACAGATGCCCCAAACCCGTGAGCACTTGCTCCTCGCCCGCCAGATGGGTATCCAGAGaatcgtcgtcttcgtcaacAAGGTCGATGCCCTCGAGGATCCCGAGATGTTGGAGCTTGTCGAGATGGAGATGCGTGAGCTTCTCACCTCGTACGGCTTCGACGGTGACAACACCCCCGTCGTTCTCGGTTCTGCTCTCTGCGCCATGGAGGGCAAGCGCCCCGAGATTGGCGAGTCCAAGATCGATGAGCTCATGAAGGCTGTCGATGAGTGgatccccacccccgagcGTGACACCGACAAGCCTTTCCTCATGCCCATTGAGGACGTCTTCTCCATTGCCGGCCGTGGTACCGTCGTCTCTGGCCGTGTCGAGCGTGGTACGCTCAAGAGAGATGCCGATATCGAGCTCATTGGCAAGTCCAACGAGATCATCAAGACCAAGGTCACCGACATCGAGACCTTCAAGAAGTCCTGCGAGGAGTCCCGTGCCGGTGACAACTCCGGTCTTCTCCTCCGTGGTGTCCGCCGTGAGGACATCAAGCGTGGTATGGTCGTTGCCAAGCCCGGCACCGTCACTGCCCACAAGAAGTTCCTGCTCTCCCTCTACGTCCTGTccaaggaggaaggtggcCGTCACTCCGGCTTCGGTGAGAAGTACCGCCCCCAGATGTACATCCGCTCCGCCGACGAGTCCGTCACCCTCTACTTCCCTGAAGGCACCGAGGATGCCTCCAGCAAGATGGTCATGCCCGGTGACAACGTCGAGATGTTGGCCGAGCTCTACAACCCCGTTGCCGTCGAGGCCGGTATGCGCATCACCATCAGAGAAGGTGGCCGCACTGTTGCCACTGGTCTCGTCACCCGCATCCTCGAGTAA